A window of the Branchiibius hedensis genome harbors these coding sequences:
- the hpxO gene encoding FAD-dependent urate hydroxylase HpxO, whose amino-acid sequence MKAIIVGAGMGGLSAAIALKQAGFETAVYEQVTENKPVGAAISVWSNGVKCMNYLGLHEQMVKLGGVMDTMAYVDGLTGQEMCQFSLAPLIDQVGQRPFPVARAELQLMLMQEYGIDDIHFGMRMIDITDDGTQVTATFADGSTATGDLLIGADGAKSMTRDYVLGEPTQRRYAGYVNWNGLVPVNTDFGPADQWTTYVGEGKRVSVMPVSDGRFYFFFDVPLPAGLEYDRSTAKEVLTEHFGHWAPGVQSLIETLDPMTTNRVEIFDVEPFHTWSKGRVTLVGDAGHNTTPDIGQGGCSAMEDAISLSIALRVNTLGVEDALKRYEKKRTERAGDLVLRARKRCDVTHAKDPAATQAWYDELRAEDGSGIIRGIVSNIEGNPLD is encoded by the coding sequence ATGAAGGCCATCATCGTCGGGGCGGGAATGGGCGGCCTGAGCGCGGCGATCGCACTCAAACAGGCCGGCTTCGAGACCGCGGTCTACGAGCAGGTCACCGAGAACAAACCGGTCGGCGCTGCGATCTCCGTGTGGTCCAACGGCGTGAAGTGCATGAACTACCTCGGTCTGCACGAGCAGATGGTCAAGCTCGGCGGGGTCATGGACACCATGGCGTACGTCGATGGCCTGACCGGGCAGGAGATGTGCCAGTTCTCGTTGGCTCCCCTGATCGACCAGGTGGGGCAGCGGCCGTTCCCGGTCGCGCGCGCGGAATTGCAGCTGATGCTCATGCAGGAATACGGGATCGACGACATTCACTTCGGCATGCGGATGATCGACATCACCGACGACGGCACCCAGGTGACGGCGACGTTCGCCGACGGTTCGACCGCAACCGGGGATCTGCTGATCGGCGCTGACGGAGCCAAGTCGATGACCCGCGACTACGTCCTGGGTGAGCCGACGCAGCGTCGCTACGCCGGTTACGTGAACTGGAACGGTTTGGTCCCGGTCAACACCGACTTCGGCCCCGCCGACCAGTGGACGACGTACGTCGGCGAGGGCAAACGGGTCTCGGTCATGCCGGTCTCCGACGGCCGGTTCTACTTCTTCTTCGACGTCCCGCTGCCCGCCGGCCTGGAGTACGACCGGTCCACCGCCAAAGAGGTGCTGACGGAGCACTTCGGGCACTGGGCGCCGGGCGTGCAATCGCTGATCGAGACGCTGGATCCGATGACCACCAACCGGGTGGAGATCTTCGACGTCGAGCCGTTTCACACCTGGTCCAAGGGCCGGGTGACGCTGGTCGGAGACGCCGGCCACAACACGACCCCCGACATCGGTCAGGGCGGTTGCTCGGCGATGGAGGATGCGATCTCGTTGTCCATTGCGTTGCGGGTCAACACCCTCGGCGTCGAGGACGCGTTGAAGCGATACGAGAAGAAGCGGACCGAGCGGGCGGGTGACCTGGTGCTGCGGGCCCGCAAGCGGTGCGACGTGACGCATGCGAAGGATCCGGCCGCGACGCAGGCCTGGTACGACGAGCTGCGGGCTGAGGACGGCAGCGGCATCATCCGCGGCA